A stretch of Cucumis sativus cultivar 9930 chromosome 2, Cucumber_9930_V3, whole genome shotgun sequence DNA encodes these proteins:
- the LOC101212135 gene encoding transcription activator GLK1 encodes MLALSPIRSGNKDEKQGEMERFSIGGDDFPDFDDDTNLLDSINFDDLFVGINDGDVLPDLEMDPELLAEFSVSGGEESEVNASVSLEKFDDNTLKIIGNKDNDDDEDQKDFDFRSSSQVVDQEILSKREDELATPTNIIEVSPLVKDGGDKSIKPLKASSSQSKNSQSKRKVKVDWTPELHRRFVQAVEQLGVDKAVPSRILELMGIECLTRHNVASHLQKYRSHRKHLLAREAEAASWSQRRQMYGGGGGGGGGGKREVSPWGAPPTMGFPPMTPMHPHFRPLHVWGHPPAMDQSLLHVWPKHLPHSPSPPPPPPTPPPSSWPHTAAPPPPPDSSYWHHHHHHQRVPNGLTSGTPCFPQPIPTTRFGGASFSVIPPPHPMYKAAEPTTSIGRSPTHPPLDSYPSKESIDSAIGDVLAKPWLPLPLGLKPPSLDSVKVELQRQGVPKIPPSTCAA; translated from the exons ATGCTTGCCTTGTCACCTATTAGAAGTGGCAACAAAGATGAGAAACAAGGAGAAATGGAGAGGTTTTCGATTGGAGGTGATGATTTTCCCGATTTtgatgatgatacaaatttgctTGATAGCATCAACTTTGATGATCTTTTTGTGGGAATCAACGACGGAGATGTGTTGCCTGATTTGGAGATGGACCCTGAACTCCTCGCTGAATTCTCCGTTAGCGGCGGTGAGGAATCGGAAGTCAACGCATCAgtttctttagaaaaattcGACGACAATACATTAAAGATTATCGGTAATAAAGACAACGACGATGATGAAGATCagaaagattttgattttagatcTTCTAGCCAAGTGGTGGATCAAGAGATTTTGAGTAAACGAGAAGATGAATTGGCCACACcaacaaatattattgaagTAAGCCCTTTGGTGAAAGATGGTGGCGATAAAAGTATTAAACCCCTAAAGGCATCTTCTTCTCAATCCAAAAATTCTCAAAGCAAGAGAAAAGTTAAg gTTGATTGGACACCGGAGCTGCACCGGCGGTTTGTACAAGCCGTTGAGCAATTGGGTGTGGATAAGGCAGTTCCTTCTAGAATATTGGAGCTTATGGGAATTGAGTGTCTCACTCGCCATAACGTTGCTAGCCATCTtcaa AAATATAGGTCGCATCGGAAACATTTGTTGGCACGTGAAGCGGAGGCGGCGAGTTGGAGCCAAAGGCGGCAGATGTACGGAGGCGGTGGCGGTGGAGGTGGAGGCGGAAAGAGAGAGGTGAGTCCATGGGGTGCACCGCCCACCATGGGATTTCCGCCCATGACGCCCATGCACCCTCATTTTAGGCCTTTACACGTGTGGGGTCATCCTCCTGCTATGGATCAATCTCTTTTGCACGTGTGGCCTAAGCATCTTCCTCATTCACCATCTCCTCCGCCACCTCCACCTACTCCTCCGCCATCCTCATGGCCACACACCGCCGCTCCTCCTCCGCCCCCTGACTCTTCCTACTggcaccaccaccaccaccaccaacGG GTTCCAAATGGTTTAACCTCAGGAACGCCATGCTTCCCACAGCCAATACCAACCACG AGATTTGGTGGGGCAAGTTTCTCGGTAATCCCACCGCCTCATCCGATGTACAAAGCAGCTGAGCCCACAACGAGCATAGGGCGTTCTCCCACTCACCCTCCCCTCGACTCTTATCCA TCGAAAGAGAGTATTGACTCAGCAATTGGAGATGTGTTAGCGAAGCCATGGCTACCCCTTCCTCTTGGATTAAAGCCTCCCTCTTTAGACAGTGTTAAAGTTGAACTCCAAAGACAAGGAGTTCCTAAAATACCTCCCAGTACTTGTGCTGCTTAA